The Quercus lobata isolate SW786 chromosome 9, ValleyOak3.0 Primary Assembly, whole genome shotgun sequence region ttggaaaaaaaagtaattttaagttgtgaatttaaattataaccaataacaacttatcatttattatttgttgtaaaaatattgtgaacattaAGCTTTTCATAACtctaagattaaaaaaaaaaatatatatatatatatatatatcaataatacCATGCGactctttttcaaaaaaaaaaaaaaaaaaaaaccatgtgaCTTATGTGAGTGATTTTCtgccttattttttttttatttgcttttgctgggaaaaaagaaaaaaaaaaagagaaaaaaaaaaaaggaaaagaaaaagcacatATCATATATAAAATTCATCGTTCTTTATGaaaagaattattatttttgttcctataataagtatttacaaaaaaataataaagtattcCTAGCGTTCGGAAAGCAATTTGgagtttagccaaaaaaaaaaaaaaaaaaaaactagtgttCGGAAAGCTACGAGGTGGACTTTTCCGTGTTCTTAAGGAACATATGAAGACTGAAAACATCCTTGGAACTTTACTTTGGACCTTTGGATGACTTCACAGTTCACACTTCTGGTCTTCCATACCTTGTTTCTACTTCCTTCATCTTCACACCCCCATTTGATACACACAACGAATATAAGAAAGTGTTAAATTCCTGCTAAGCTAAGCTATCGAGACACACTGGAGAGATGGGTTGGGGAGCTTTTCTCAAGCTTTTTGCATACTTCTTCACTCTTCTATCTTGGTATGACTTTtgaccttcttcttttttttttttttttttcctcttttgggTTCATATATTTGTTGATTGATTTGCTTTATGAATTGTTTCTTCTTCTATGTTTGATCCATAATTTTGGtagatatatataattttaccaataaatttacaatcttttttttgagtttgatgTGTTATTGACTTTCTTTTGATCTACAGGCCTTCATTCACTTTGCTTTATTCTGTGTAAGTAGCTTTCGTCCTTGCATTTCTCATAGAATGGTTATGTATATGCTTCTTGGGTCTACTTggttctctgtctctctttttttttatgttcacttttaattttaacatcATGGTACAGGTATGCTTCGTTCCTGGCAATAGAGAGTGGTTCCAGCTCCAGAAATCGGCAATGTCTCACCTATTGGGTTCTGTTTTCTTTGGTTAAAGTCTTGGAGTCTTCGTTTGTAAATCTTTCTGAATGGTAATTTTAGGCTTTGTACGTTGCTATAATTGCCTAAACTGAACATTGCACATGCCCATATGGTTGTTTTTTGTTGCATTTGATGTGTTTAGTAGTTCTTTAAGAATATGATAACTCATAAATCTTGTTCCTTTCTCACTTCTGGGTGAATAATTTAGAACTTTTTACAGAATACATTTCTTGAGCATGTCAAAGTAGATTGATTTAGACGGAGTGTTGGCCTAGAGAAAATAATCTTTGGTCATTGTGAATCCAGTCTGGTATTGTTGACCTGTACTCAAGCTTATGAGTTTGAGCTTGACTGATCACTTGTGTCTCTGTATGTGCGTGTGTATGAAAGATACTAATTTCTCTATGTCCTTTCACCATGTCTTAGAAGGTCCTTTGATTTAAACTTGTGTTTCATGACAGGCATCCATTCTGGTCTTATGCCAAGGGTACGGCAACTTTCTTGTTGGTGATACCTTACTTTGGTGGTGCTTCTTATGTCTACAAGCATTTTATTAGTCCCTATATTTCTGAGCAGAAATGgaacattttgttcatatcTAGAAGGGAGGGGTTCAGAGTGACTGAGCAGGACACCTCTTTTGATACCACCGAGGGAAACGATATCAAAAATGAACTGGAAGAAAAGGAGAAACACATCATATGTCAGGTAGGCTTCTAACCCAAATTTTGTACTGATGGTATTCCATAAAGTTTGTTTTAAGTGGAAGGTAGGTGCATTTGAGAACTACAACTTTTTTACAGTTACTAAACATCATGTGTTTAATAATTTTCAACTTATGTGTCAAATTCTGCCTTGGGTTTTGCTATTTTGATGCATTACTCTAAGGAGTGAGCAAAAGGCAATGTTAAATTAGATCCCAAGTCGGCAAATTAGATTTCTTTAGTTATTGACCATGACATCTGTTGGCACATTGGCTCAATCCCCACTGCAATGAATGAGCTTATTAAATGCAACGTTACCCcaattcctttctcttttcttgaaGGGCTGCTTTCACAAGCTAGAAGTGAGTAATTAGCTTACTGCTAATATATTATTcaagtttgatttaaaattcttattttgcTGTATCAGGGAGTACCAGATCCCAGTTATGACAGTATAAAAAGAAATGTTACTCAGCCTACCAGTCCAAAGAAAGTTCAGAAGGAGTGGAGCTGCGCTCTTTGTTTGGTAAGCACTTCTAGTGAGAAATCTTTGAAGGAACACCTCCTAGGGAAGAAGCACAAGGCTAAGCAAGCAGAAGTGGAAAAGTTCCCAATGAAGAGTGAAAGCAAGTCTTCTAACAAGCTGAAAAAAAACAGTGAGACAGTTTTTTTCCAGAAGCTCAACCAAATACTGATGCTTAAATCAATTAGACTGTGTAGATGGAAAAAGCCAGAGTTTGGATGGACAAAATTAAATACTGATGGATCTGTAGATCGTGAAAATGCTGGCTTTGGAGGATTACTTAGAGATTACAAGGGTGACCCAATATGTGCCTTTGTCTCTAAGGCACCTGGAGATGATATCTTCTTTGTTGAACTATGGGCTATATGGAGAGGCCTTGTTCTTGCTGCAAATATTGGCATTAAAGTGATATGGGTCGAGTCTGATTCAATGAGTGCTGTGAAAACCATTAATAGAGAGCAGCCTTTAAGTCCAAAGGTTGCTATCTGCTTGAAGCATATATGGAAGCTTCTAAGAAAGTTTAATAAGTATAAAGTTTCTCATTCTTGGCGTGAGACTAATAGAGCAGCTGATCATCTTGCAAAGATGGCTGTTTTGGGAAGTGATGTGGTTTTATGGCCTGCTAATTTTCCGAGGAGCCTTTGCAACATCATTAACGATGATGCACAAGGAAAGATTTACTACAGAATGTGACTTATTTGTCTAGTCTGAGACTACCATCCAATTAACAACTCCCTCCCCAACTCATCCAAAAAAACTAGAGAACAAGATGGCTTTCCTTTGATAAAGGCAAAAGCTTGGGTATCCAATCCAGTATTATAGGTGAGGCTGATCGGAAGTTGTGTGGTGTTAAGGTAGTATGTGCGCAATACGTGCCTTTTGGACACAATGAATTGCGACATAGATGAAAGCAGAGAGTGTAAAAATTCTGTGGTCTTGTCAAGTAAAAAAATGCTGGACTGCATTTTGCTTCAGACAAATGTACATTGCAATTTGTAAATGGATGGTAgcattttgttttgaaatggAAAATGATGAGTTTTCCTTTTAGTTTGTATTGACTTTTAAAGTCAGAATGTCAGTTTCTATGGTACAttggagagagagggagagagttaTATTTTAAACCTAGTTAAGGGTAAAGCTTTATCGTGTTTAGAATGTCCTACTTAGTAGTACGGACTACCCAAACCCCTGCCCTCCCTTCAATAGTTCAACCCCCTAGGTAGTGCCTAGAGAGGTGCCAACAGACCATCCAGGTGGTCTGTGTACAATTCCTTAGGTTTGGTAAATTAGATAACATTGTTCATTTCATTGGGTAATGCAACAATTTGTTTGGATTTAAATGGATAACCTAATGTATTTGTTTGATCAATGCAGCAATTTGTTTGGAAATGAAACTAAGTTTTGCTATTTGCTTGAACTTTGCCCGTATTTACACTAGTTATGAATTATGTGTCTAAGTGCGTAAGGTATTTGGATGTGTATATCTTTTCacatattttacttcaaaaataatttgtacttaaaaaaaagtggtattaaaacaTATAGttgcattgaatttaattgtttttggaaaagatAACATTGTTTGTGTTTCATTGGTCGATCCAACAATTTGTTTGGATTTAAATAGATAACCTGATGTACTAAGGGAATGAACCtaagtttttccttttgttttaactttgtacctgtttgcttttttttttttttttttttttcagaaaaacaaaactaacTTCTTTGAAAATAAgctattttttagttttttgttacACATGTAACATAAAAGTTATCAAAACTATATCTTTTAATAGATTAGTACCATATGTATCTTTTAATAGAACCATAGGGCCCTGTAGCCTGGTGGTACTCGGTACCATATGTATCTTTGAGCTCGAGGGTTCTATCCCCCATaattacctagcaaaaaaaaaaaaaaaaaaaagattctatgCTAGAAAAGCTATTGAAAACTATAGATTCCAAAATAGACACTTGTTTGTATTTACACgagttatgacttatgagtgTAAGTGTGTAACATgtttaaatgaaattatttatgTTCACTTATTTTACTTAATTTGTACTTAAAAAAGtggtacttaaaaaaaaattggatataAATCAAAGCTAACttattaattaatgtttttttttagagataaagGTAAGGTGCAAACttataaatgtgtttttttttttttttttttttttttttttagaacttaGTAATGTGATTGAAGTCATTGAACATAGAAGGTAAAGGTTATGCCTTGTCTTCATTGAACAAATATTCTTTATGCCTTGTCTTCATTTTCATGCCAAATGCTTTAGGAACAGTCCATTTGGCATGAAAATGAAGACAAGGCATAAAGAATATTTGTCATCAGCTCTGATTCCAACATCATTTGCAAATGGCAATGGCAGTGTCCAAAAAAGTACTATAAacctctttaaaaaaaaaaaagtactataaacataataaaaaaaagaaaaaaaaaaaaagaacctaatAGGACGTGGCCCACATATCTTGTTATTAATCTTCCCTAATTGTTTGGAAATTGGGATGGGACCTACAAAAGAAGTTTCCTCTTTATTGCTgaatgaaaaatcattcaaaaatatGCTAATAACGATGCACGTGCTTTGGTCTTAtggaattaattattttaattgcaaaatgatagtattttttaaaatcttgattatgatatttttatgggataaatcAAGAATCATAATAACCGTAATCATTctctattcaataaaataaaaaaattttttttgatagtctAAACATTATGTATAactttaaatttgtaaaaaaaataatgaaattgggtatctttttttttggagaaaaatatgaaagaGATCTTGATTCATCTCCATggcaactatatatatataatagaatataTCCAAATAATCcatttgacaaaaataaaaataacttcgactaaacattaaacattgtgtaaaagtatttttttttatttaaaaaaacagaaaataaattaaaagcatttcactttaattttttatacccTACATTTCATTGACACCACAGGGAAAAACCCAACggtcaaataaaattttgaaatttgaaaaacaaaatcaaacacaattattacaaaactctctctctctctctctctctctctctaacaagCTTTTAGATTTTTCATTCGCTCACAGTCCCAAATCCCAAAGCTTTTGAAACAGAGCAGCTCCATGCAATTATGGCACGCGTACACCAAGACCCATTAACCCAAAACCCTGATTCTTGCAATTCTTGTGGCTTTCTTGAAGTCAGAAACGACCCAAGAAAGCTCCACATGGAGTACGATGCGGATTCGATCGACTCCGCACTATGTGTTCCTGGTTCGAGGTTGCTTCGAACTGGGTTTTCGTGTACTAGTTGCACAGGTTtgtgtttattaaattttcaatctttttgtttgtttgcttctgttttttgttttttgtttttttttgtttttttttttgtgttttttagtacttttgttgtttggttaaAAATACATGTGGGCAGACACTGACTAGTCTGTTAAGGTTCAGACTGACTAGGTGGTTGAGAATCCATGGccgaccccaaaattttgggactaaaagtctaaaacctGGTTGTCGTTGTTATTGTTTGGTTAGAGAGTGAGGGAACAAACTATGATTATGAGTATTAGATTGGAGGAAAGTTGTTTGGGAAGGGTCAAGAAAATGGTGCTGAATTGAATTCTTGAcgggtttttattttcttgaaaatcaaAGACAATGTGAAAGTTGCTATATAAGGTTTTGAAATGTTATACTATTggtttccttttgttttctcagtaaccaaacGAGGGGTTTGACTTGTTTTGCTGGTAtggaatttattattatttttttaaaattgcaaAATGGGTATCTTTGTGTCTTAATTATGAGTTTCATTCACATATATAAgtttctctttttaattatatataaatgatctttgtttcattttttgtgaTCTATTTTGTTGCTCAATAattggagggaaaaaaattttaaatgaaaaaaaaaaagtaatgaattAACCTCAACTCTCCAACTCTTTGTGTAACCATTCGAGAGAATTTAAATTGAATCCTTGGAAACTAAATGGTAATAAGTTATAATTTAAGATTTCTTGAAGTGTAATAGCAATTGAcaatcaaaattggatttttattaGTTTAGTAATTGTTGGTTCATAAATCTCTGCATTCTATTTTCACTCTGCCAAGTAAGTTTTGCATAACTATGGTATCTAAGAAAGCAA contains the following coding sequences:
- the LOC115962218 gene encoding uncharacterized protein LOC115962218, giving the protein MGWGAFLKLFAYFFTLLSWPSFTLLYSVYASFLAIESGSSSRNRQCLTYWVLFSLVKVLESSFVNLSEWHPFWSYAKGTATFLLVIPYFGGASYVYKHFISPYISEQKWNILFISRREGFRVTEQDTSFDTTEGNDIKNELEEKEKHIICQGVPDPSYDSIKRNVTQPTSPKKVQKEWSCALCLVSTSSEKSLKEHLLGKKHKAKQAEVEKFPMKSESKSSNKLKKNSETVFFQKLNQILMLKSIRLCRWKKPEFGWTKLNTDGSVDRENAGFGGLLRDYKGDPICAFVSKAPGDDIFFVELWAIWRGLVLAANIGIKVIWVESDSMSAVKTINREQPLSPKVAICLKHIWKLLRKFNKYKVSHSWRETNRAADHLAKMAVLGSDVVLWPANFPRSLCNIINDDAQGKIYYRM